A portion of the Scylla paramamosain isolate STU-SP2022 chromosome 32, ASM3559412v1, whole genome shotgun sequence genome contains these proteins:
- the LOC135089183 gene encoding LOW QUALITY PROTEIN: 2-amino-1-hydroxyethylphosphonate dioxygenase (glycine-forming)-like (The sequence of the model RefSeq protein was modified relative to this genomic sequence to represent the inferred CDS: deleted 1 base in 1 codon), whose product MACDAAVREVFSLYEQYGKSSYIGEKVTQEQHALQAAHLAQKEGFPAQVVLGALLHDVGHLVGLRGRSRPMVTDGLVLGTPRHEVVGEEYLKGLGFPEEVTIFVRNHVEAKRYLVATDPKYYEGLSEASRHTLTHQGGPMKEEEVLSFKTNPNFHAVLRMRSWDEKAKDPEAHTPALEEYENLCLTYLKEAMKA is encoded by the exons ATGGCGTGCGATGCTGCAGTACGGGAGGTGTTCTCTCTTTATGAACAGTACGGCAAGAGTTCGTACATCGGGGAGAAGGTGACCCAAGAGCAGCACGCCCTTCAGGCCGCCCACCTGGCGCAGAAAGAGGGTTTCCCGGCACAG GTGGTGCTGGGGGCGCTGCTGCATGACGTGGGTCACTTGGTGGGACTGAGGGGACGGTCACGC CCTATGGTGACGGACGGCTTGGTGTTGGGGACGCCACGCCACGaagttgttg GAGAGGAGTATCTGAAAGGCCTCGGCTTCCCGGAGGAGGTAACCATCTTCGTCAGGAACCACGTGGAGGCGAAAAGGTATCTGGTGGCCACCGACCCTAAATATTACGAAG gtCTCAGTGAAGCCAGCCGCCACACGCTCACCCATCAGGGAGGAccaatgaaagaggaagaggtgctcAGCTTCAAGACAAACCCCAACTTCCACGCCGTCCTCCGCATGCGTTCCTGGGACGAGAAAGCCAAAGACCCTGAGGCGCACACACCTGCCCTCGAGGAGTACGAGAATTTGTGCTTGACCTACCTAAAGGAGGCGATGAAGGcgtaa